TGGGCACTTGATGCAGGATGAGTTGGCGAAGCAGATTTCTTCACACTGGAATCATTCACATCATGCCATCTCTTCGCATCCAAGCAGCTCCCTATCCGGCGAGGATAAACACTGAGCCAGTTCGAGAGAAGCCAAACCTTCCCCCAAAGGTGTTTTCAGAGACGCTGTAGTAGTATTAGGCGTGTAAGCATCAGCTGTGCAAACGGTCCGCGATTTCCTAAATGAGAGCGTGCAGCTGCTGGCTTCCACAGCCACCCTCTCAATCTCTCCGAACTACCCACCTTCCTTTTGCAGAAAAGACAAGCCACCTCTCTGCCACCGCTGGCCACCCTGCCCCTACCCTGTTTTTATATAAAAGAGCACTAAAATGTCCTGCACCCTCCACGCGACGAAGTGTTTCCTCAGGCAGAAGAAACAGCAGCACTAGAAATTATATAACTCTCGAATTTGGCTTCTCTAAGACATGGAGACTGGAGGGTCGGGGGTTGTCGGTCTGGGAAGCCGCGCTGGGCATTTACCAAGCACAAAAGAACGCCAAGCCTCCTCGAGgcgccccccaacccccaccccaacacacccGCTGACAAGGGAAGCGTCTGAGAGGAAGGAGGGCAAATTTCTCTCCGGTCCCTTTCTGAGAGGGCCGAAAGGATGAAATATGAGGGGACTAAAGACTGGGGAGAGGAGTAGTCGGAGCGAGGGGAGGAGGCTAGTCGAGGCTGCTCTGACGGAGCTGGGTGGTCGTGTTGGGGCTCTGAAGAGGAGGCGCCCGAGAAACCAGAACCTTAACACACGGGCTGGGTCTCACAGGCGAGTTCCTTCAAGCAGTGAAGGGGATGGGGGCGCCTAGTCCCCAGCGAACAGGGCTGCCCTGAGGAGAGGAAGGCGCGCAGTAGCACTGCCGCACTCGGGACGCCCCGCGCCGCTCAGCACGGACGCAGAAGGGGGAGGGTTGACTGACAAATAGCAGGGGAGGAAatccaggagggcaggaggggcgggCCCACGGGCGTCTGGCCCTCGAAGCCAATGAGTGGCGGTAATTCCTGCACGCTGAGCCCAATCACAGCGAGGACGGAGGGCGCGGCTTTTGACTGGGTGGGGGCTGCTTCGGGCTGTCGGCGAGAGGCCGGAGTCGTAAACcaactccacttccagcccagggcGTTCTGGGTCCCGCCCACTCGCAAGTCACGTGAGCTGCCAAAATGGCGGCGCTGAGGGGTGAGGCTGGTGGAGACGTCAAAGATGCCGGTGTGGTACCGTTAGGAACTGGGGAAGCGCCCAAGGTAGGCAGAAACCCGAAGTTGTATACACAGTGCTTTCTGCAGCCTCTTCTGAGGTGACTCACAGAAAGTGAATTTGAAAATCTGCAGTGAACAGCGCCCGTGCCCATTCAGGGCAATATCAAGTCCCCTACGTAGGAAGCGGAGCGGAGATAAAGTGGAAGACCCAAAGTCTATTCCTGAATATTTGAAGcttttctcttgcttttccttTGTACGGGATTTTCCTTCAACTTGGAATACTTACctgctcctcccttctcctctttcGGATATTTACGTAAATACCACTTTCTCCGGAAAGCCTTCCTACCCTTCCCTTgactatattccttttttttaaaaaaaaaaaaaaaaaaaaagaaccttcatTCTGCGTTTAAAttacctgtttttgttttgttgttctgacTTCCTGCTAGGTTGTGGGTTCATAAGGACCTCGACTACATGTTGACTACTCAGAGGCCTGGCTTTTAGGGGTGCTCTTTAAATGATAAACGAATATAGAATAGAACCCTGAAAGTCGGATAAAGTGACATACATAAAAGCATTATAAAGGCTTAAAACGCTGTGCAGACTGTAAACCTACATTGATGCACTCTTATTCTTAAGAGTGTAGTGACAAGTTCAAAGCTTGGACTAATTGATTTTTAGATAAAGTATTCGTTATCACAAAATCTTTATCTTTCAATGTTTGGTAAAAGTCCTATTCCTTTCCTCTAATGGGGAGACTGTAAGGAAAGCAGTTATTTTGATAGTGCCTTGCAAAGACTAAGcaagtactcagtaaatattagctGTTCTCATCTCATGTCCTGTATTCAGATTCCTAGGTGTTTGTTTTCCTAATACAAAGCTGAGTGTGTAGACTAGGTAGCAGATTGGTACAAGACATTGCCTTCAAGTTTTCTTTGTGAGAGATGGAGGTCTTCaatcatttgaaagacagcaaaACAAAACTTTATGTAACATTTTGAGTTAATCATGACATTACTGACTGATACCTGACTTCATAGTGTACTACATGGGCTAGGTACAGAATCTCTTTGACACTACTCTCCTCTCTCCCATTCTTCATGTGAATGTCAGGAAGAGGCGATTGTTTCCTgaaaaattgtaattttttttttcctctcctgtcaaatattttaaagaaactgaaGCACTGTTCTGGAATGACAGTTTAAGAAACTGGTCcattattactctttttttttttttaacaccataAGAAGGTTCAAAGAAGCCCATACCTTCTATATGTGGATGACACTGGGCAATGCATGGTTTGGCCCTTCAGCAGAGTTAGGATTGGTACATATCAATTACACACCAAATGCCTACTTCACAGGTGTTCAACATACATCCATTAACCATGACAGTAGAAGCACCTGGTGCTATTAAAATGCAGTTTGTAGGTCTTACCCCACTCATTGAATCCTTATACCTCAGGAAAGAGCTCAAGAGACAGCATTTAAAAACACCCCTTTGTGTTTATTGTGCACACTGCAGGTTCAGAACTGCTAAACTGTTCATTATACATAATCTACTCTGCTTCTCTTGCCCACAACTCCTGAAATTTGAAATTTAGTATAGACGCTTGATTATAAAAGTTGTTAAAATGGAGATTGGTGTAAATTTTTGAAGGCTCTTTAATTTTGTATCTATACATTGGCTAGTCTAGAGGAGATAGAGGGAAAAAGCaataaattttcataatttaCTGTTGTAATGGGTAAATATTTGTAACACCAAATTTGGATTTGTAAAAAATGTtcatatttccttctttaaataaaattaaatactacTCTTAAACCCTAAATTGTCATAATGGCAAAAGATTTGAATCATGTTATTGTTAAGACTTTTCAGAGACCCAAGAGCCTTATTACCCAGAGCAAAACAGTTCATTTTTACCTCACTGACTTCTGTTATGCTACCAGCCAAGCCCTCACGGTTTCTTGATGTTGGCAGCTGTCTATTCAttaccctggggacacaggaacCTTTGAACTACAGAGCCTAGTGTCCTAAGCCAAGGATCCCTGGTATACTAAATAGTCATTtctggccctgcttctgcctcAGGTACTACTAGAAAACTGGGTATATAACTTTCAAATCCAAGATAGCCATGGTCCACTGCCTAGAACAGTGTCCTGTCTGATTTTCTTCCTCACTATTCTCCAAGATAATCCCACTTCTCTCTTCTTCAGGAAACTCAACATAATCTCCAAAATGAGCTCGAGCTTTCAAGAGAAACAGGATAGGTAGTTGTCACCAAGTGCAATTGTTTCTACTCCTCAACAGAGGAGCTACAGCAAATAGGGCCTGGCTACTTTGCTGGGATGAGGAAATGGGGAAACTGTACAGAAGACAAAAACTTAGTATTTTGGGAAATTTATCCTTCTACACTAAATCCTATTACAAGTCAAACTTTTTGAACCTGTTTTATCATCTTCAACACAAGAGATAATTATTATCCTACCAGTTTCTCAAAGTTATTGTGTGACTCAAAAGTCCTTTGTCTAACATAATAAGAGCTTAGTTAAATGTTGATTAAATCAATAATAGAAAGTACGTGAGAACATATGACATGGTATGTGGCACATTACTAGATTctgaatgtatttttcatttaagcCTATAGAATTTTGTAAGGTTTTTGTTAGTATTAATATCATTAGCTATGTGATTCTGgaattttgtgttttctaggaCATCAGAATGGCAACATATACACGTGGTCAGCCTAGTCCTTCTCTAAGAGATGCAAAACTCGGAAGACCAATGGTCATCgaaatcatagaaaaaaaatttgaatatcttcGAAAAGAAAAGTAAGAGATACCCAGACTGAAAGTTGATAACTTTATTTGCACATCTTTTGTACTGCCATTGTTTCTGAGGAGTATCTAAGATCCTACTAACTTTATTGGGTTTGTTTTGAAGAAAACCTGTTTTAAAAAACTGGACAGAAACATGGACAGATGAAAATAGTGGTTTATTGGGATTGTGGATAATTCACTTCTTAAAAATGGTCCAAAATTATTGCTGAAACATTGTAGTACATGTTTTTTGATTAACAGTAAttaggagaggggccagcactgtggcgtataggttaagcctctgcctgcagtgccagcatccatatggacaccatttcatgtctaggctgctcctcttcaaaccagctctctgcttatagcttggaaaagcagcagaggatggcccaagagcttgagcctctgtgcctacataggagacctggaagaagttcctggctcctggcttcagatcagcttagctcggccattgtggccatttggggagtgaaccagcagatggaataactctctgcttccctgtctcttcctctctctctgtctgcaaatctacctctcaaatagataaataaaattttttttaaaaagttccataTTAGAACCATCCTACATATTCTCAGAAAGATAATAttgtagattttaattttttctcagcCCCATCCTCAACACTTAGAAAATGGTTTTCACACAGTAAATGCTCAAGAAAATTTTTTGTAGGTCTACTTTTAGGGttcaatttattttacttctttatttttgatttaatagatttttttaaatttctgttttttaactactagtttttaacagattcagtgtagtttATAGATAAattataagaacataatgatattcccttcctcccccccgctccctctctctttcttaataTTTGAGATAacgtattttaaatttacattatagtaaaaatgtttattacttCTTCAAATAAGaactttaacaagtaaaaagcaaaaagaccctacttTAGTGGGGACATAGACAGTGGTtataaataattgaatggaataatgaccatttcacccatttacagtaaattttagaataatcaaagatcattaaaattatgGTAGTATAAAATGCCAAAGAAAGATTTTATATTCTGTTAATATATAATAGCAAATAACTACTTAGGACAGCATCCATCAGGATGCTATTATGTTAgacttaatttttctctttttttcctactAGGACCTTAAATATATATGGAACACTGACCCTTGGCACAACAGCTGGTTTTTCTGGAATACTGGCAAACTTCATTTTCAGACATTGCTTCAAGGTTAAACATGATGCTTTGAAAACATATGCATCATTGACTACACTTCCATTTTTATCTACCGTAGTTGCTTACAAGCTCCTTGTAACCGATGCTTTGTATTCaggtaaatttgttttaaatttttttttgcagggccagtgctgtgggttaaagcctgggcctgcagagctggcatcccatatgggcaccgctggTTCACGTccaggctgctgcacccacatgggagacccagaataaactcTTGGTTCTTTACTTCAGATCggctcggctctggccattgttgccatttggggagtgaaccagcagatggaagaactctctgcctctctgtctctacctctctctgtaactctgtctttcaaataaataaatctttaaaaaatattttttttcttttttcttttttttgcaagACAGaagcttctatccactagtttatttgctaaatgcctgcaacagccaagactaggcTTGGGCCAGAATCGAGATCCAgaaacataatccaggtctcccatgtggatggcagaaactcgattacttgagccatcactgttgcctcccaggatctgcattagcaagaatctggaatcaagctcaagccaggtctcaaacccaggcactccaatgtgggatgcaggcaccctaaCTGGATGTAACCCTAGGCCAAACATGCAGCCCATATTcaggtaaatttaaaaacatgaatgtaTAATATAGTTATGTCCAAGTAGAGTTACTAATTAACATATGTTAGTGATGATCTCTTACATTCAATACACTTATAAAGTATCTTcacacagtttttgttttttgtttttttttttttaagatttattgatttgaaaggcagagtcacagagaggcagaggcatggagagacaggtcttcatccactggttcactccccagtggccgtagtggccaaagctgggctgatccggagccaggagccaggagcttcttcattctcccacctgggtgcaagggtccaaggactggggccatcctccactgctttcccaggccatagtagagagccagataggaagtagagcagccgggacccaaactggtgcctatatgggatgctagcaccgcaggcagcagctttacctgcttccccacagtgttggcccctacaCTGTTTTATGTAATCCACATGACAGTTCTGATCAAGCAGAGCAAGTAGTATTGTCTCCTTTGTATAGATAGGCAGTCAAACTGAGGCAAGTTCAAGCacactaaaaataaaagtgttattgGGGAAAGAATATACACATATGACCTCAGATTCTGCTTCCTACTACATAAGTTTTGTGATATCGAGCAAGTCATTTAATCTGTGAACCTTAGTTGTGTTACCTCTGAATTAACCCTAATTGTATTTATCTCATAGAATTGCTGTGAGAATTAAGAGATActgtattggggccagtgctgtggcatagcaggtaaagctgccacctgcagtgctggcatcccatatgggtgctggttcgagtcccactgccacacttccgatccagctttctgctatggcctgggaaagcagtagaagatggctcaagtccttgggcccttgcacctacgtgggagacctggaggcagctcctggctcttggctttggataggcacagctccagccattgtgatcaattggggagtgaaccaacggatggaagattcacttactttctctctctctctctctgtctgcctgtcctctctctctcactccaactttcaaataaataaataaatctttaaaaaaaagatattctggctggcaccgcagctccctgcggcaccggcaccctgggttctagtcccggttggggtgccagattctgtcccagttgctcctcttccagtccagctctctgctatggcccaggagtgcagtggaggatggcccaagtgcttgggccctgcacccgcaagggagaccaggaaaaacacccagctcctggctacagatcagcatggtgcgctggccgcagcgcagcggccattgtggggtgaaccaatggaaaaaggaagacctttctccctgtctctctctcccactatccactctgtcaaaaaattttttaaaaaaattctatgttaAATGATATCTGTGTTAAATAGTATCTGTCACAAGTTTCACAGTTAGTAATTGATGGAGCCTCTAGCCCCTGTTCATTCTTCAGGTCCCTGCTTAAATGTCTTCTGCAGAGAAACTTTCCCTGATTCCCTTAGGGTAAGTTAGGTTTCTAGATACATTCTCTAAACACTTTACTGTAAAATCCTTGTGTGCACTTAAATATTTgtctgattctttcttctgtggTAGACCTGCCAGAGGTAAGAAATTGGATTGTCTTTGCACCATGGTATCCCTAGCACATGCCTTTCATGTAGGAGACAATAAATATATTAACTTGGATTTGGTCTGCTAGTTTAGTACTCAGATTCTTATGAAAATCCTTCTTCAACAACCATAAATGTAAGGGGTAATTCTCCAAATGATGAAGCACAATAAAAgcacttttaaaatgtgattcatTTAGCTGGTTACATGCCATAGACTTTGAATTTCTAATATACTCTGTACTGTTTCACTGTGGTTGAAATTATTGTACATAACTTCTCTATGAGTCACCACACTATCTTCAAGGTTCTTATCCTGAGTTTTTAAAGATAaaccaaatttatttttgtttttcaggtaACATAAGCAAGGAAAACTGTGTCCTTAGAAGTTCACTGATTGGCGTAGTATGTGGTATTTTATATCCCTCTAGTTTGGCTTTTTCTAAAAATGGACGCCTGGCAGTCAGGTAAGTCTGtttgttccttttcttctttctatcaAAATGTGTTAGTTCAGTGTTCCAAATAACTAATTTTGgggttttttctttcttgcattttttttctttttttgctatcTACCTTATATACCTGTAGTGGAAATTATCAGTTTAGGTGAAATCAGTAAACTTGATAGAAGATATATTCAGGAGATGTGATTAActctttctttttcagatatCATACAGTTCCACTGCCACCAAAAGGAAGGGTTTTACTCCATTGGCTGCTGCTTTGTCAAACAGAGATGAAAGCAATGGTGATTCCTCTAGTCTTTCAGACAATGTTTGGAATACTTATTGGTTTACAGCATTATTCACTGTTTGAAAAAACACTTGTAAAAACTGTACATGAAGATTAATCAAAGAATGGGTACTGACACAGCAAAATGGGGTTTTTTTATGATGAGTACTTGGATATTGTGGAAAAAATTGAAAGTCACTCTGGACAGAGAACTTGTCTCTGTTTTGCCTGCTATATTGCagatacttaataaatattcagtaattcaataaatgtaaaacaatgtgaaataataattttcatctttctttcctcATTAAATGCACAAAGAAGTTGGAGCCTCAGGTCTGATCTATGTAGTTATAAATTAATTCCTCAGGCCCTGTGTCACCTATTAATAAGAACTATTCCTTACCCAGAAGGAACTCtcaattataagaaaaataaacaggtaCACGTAAAAGGTTTTGAGAACTACACATATAATTTGTGGGAGCACTGAGAATGTGACTATCACTTAAGTAAaaggggaagttatggggagaaaGTGCCAGTTGAGCCAAATTCTGAAGGAGAAATTGAAAGTTCATATGAAAGCAAGGTATGGAAATAACATACACCCCATTTCTCTCCAGGGTTGGAGAACATCTGGCCCTTGAGCTGTTTAAGGCCTGTAAAATCAATAGGCCTGGACCTACCAAGGTAACCATCagtaggactcaaaattcaataactcTATAGCtggctatttttttatttatttgaaagagttacaaaaagaggtagaaacagagaaaggtcttccatctgatggttcacttcccaaatggctacaacagctggagctgagctgatccagagctaagagccaggagctgcttctggttctcccacgtgggtataggagctcaaggacttgagctatcctctgctactttcccagatgcattaacaggaagctggattggaagtggaatagctgggactcgaaccgccacccatatgggatcctgccactacaggccagggctttgacctgctgtgccacagtgccaatcctaTAGCTGGCTAATTTTTAACTTGATAACGGTATTGCCTATGAATGAtgctataatataatataatatatataatattatataatataatattataatataatataatataatattggCAGAGAAAAATTCCCCATCCCTGCACCTAAACTCTGATTCATCTTCTTAACATTTACTAGTTTTCTTGATGGTGcactttaaagtttatttattggggctggcgctgcggctcacttggctaatcctccacctgcggcgctggcaccctgggttctagtcccagttggggtgccagttctgtcccggttgctcctcttcctgtccagctctctgctgtggcccaggaaggcagtggtggatggaccaagtgcttgggctcctgcatccgcataggacaccaggaggaagcacctggctcctggcttcggatcagcacagtgccagccgtagcggccatttggggtgtgaaccaatggatggaagacctttctctctctctctctctctcactgtctaactcttactgtcaaaaaaaaaaaaaaaaaaaagattacggccggcgccgcggctcagtaggctaatcttccgccttgcggcgccggcacaccgggttctagtcccggtcggggcactgatcctgtcccggttgcccctcttccaggccagctctctgctgtggccagggagggcagtggaggatggcccaagttcttgggccctgcaccccatgggagaccaggagaagcacctggctcctgccatcggaacagcgcggtgcgctggcagcagcgcacctaccgcggcggccattggagggtgaaccaacgggaaaaaggaagacctttctctctgtctccctctactgtccactctgtcaaaaatttaaaaaaaaaaaaaagattacttattgGGTGCCTACTTGTCATGTATTAAGATAGGTACAAAAATTCACTTCCTGCCCTTAAGAAGCTTACAATCTAAAAGTTTACTATGTGCTTCTGtagaatttgttgagactttccTGAGCTATACATTTATCTCCATTCAAGAAATGAAATTTCAGAATGGAACCCCACAACTCATTCTTCTAACCATATTAATTTTCAGACTAAAGACTTGGTAATCCAAGAAATACAGCAAAGTTTACCTTTGTTCACTTTCCCCACTGCCTGAAAGTTGAAAAAGTCTGTACCTTATTCACTGACTTCAAATTGTCTTTTCTGCAATAAAAAAGTGGCCAAGGCAATTAAATTTGCCTTTGGCTTTGGAATACAGTACTTGCTAATTTAACTATAAGGACCCCGAAAAGAGAAATCTTGATCTGAGCCAAAGATGAAGTTAGGTGAAGAATGACAGCAAGGTTCTAGAGTCAAGATTCAAGTACAGCCTGAAGCATCACAcaaggttcaaatcctggtttcaTTATCAACACGATGCATTTGAACAAGCTATTTCACTGCTCcacacctcagtttcctcatctggtaAGTGGAGAATAAAAATTGTACTCAGTGTTCTAAGGACTAAATTAGTTCATGTATATAAGTGAAACAACTTAAGAATTCTGTAGTTGTTACCTTCAATCTTTGTCCAGTTGGGCTGTTGTAAGAAAACACTATGGATTGGGTATCTTATAAGTAGCGGAAACTTACGGAGACACTGAAGTTCAGGAACAAGGTAccagcagatttggtgtctgatgagggtcTGCTTTTCTGGTTTATAAATGATGCCTTCTTGGTATGTCCTTACATGGTGGAAAGAGCATAGGTGCTCTCTAGAACCTCTTTTTAAAGGCAGTGTCATTCATGAGGACTCTGCTTTCaggacctaatcacctcccaaagtctACCCTCCTAATACTATCTTGGtgattattatttcaaaatacgaATTTTATGGGGACACAAATATTCAGATCATAGTAGCTGCCATTACTATTGTTACTAATTGTTACTATTATTGCATTCCAACCATCATGATACTTTTCCTAGTCTCTAGTTAAAAATCTAGCACTTTCGTaggaaagattaaaaagaaataccAGAAAAGCTAATTCATAAAATAATTGAGTAAATATGTATAAAACATTAATAACTTCTTTGTAATATGGTTATAAAGACTAAAGGATATCAAAGAGATTATATGCCACATTCAAGTAGGATTTACCCCAGAATACAAGGGTGGCCTGACATACGCAAATCAATAAAAAGGATCCATCACCTTAACAGAATCCAGGACAAAAGCCACATGACCCTCTCAATAGATGAACAAAGAGCAATT
This window of the Lepus europaeus isolate LE1 chromosome 7, mLepTim1.pri, whole genome shotgun sequence genome carries:
- the TMEM126B gene encoding complex I assembly factor TMEM126B, mitochondrial, producing MAALRGEAGGDVKDAGVVPLGTGEAPKDIRMATYTRGQPSPSLRDAKLGRPMVIEIIEKKFEYLRKEKTLNIYGTLTLGTTAGFSGILANFIFRHCFKVKHDALKTYASLTTLPFLSTVVAYKLLVTDALYSGNISKENCVLRSSLIGVVCGILYPSSLAFSKNGRLAVRYHTVPLPPKGRVLLHWLLLCQTEMKAMVIPLVFQTMFGILIGLQHYSLFEKTLVKTVHED